One genomic window of Maribacter aquivivus includes the following:
- a CDS encoding pyruvate kinase gives MDTLNIGDKLYNVEQNGFNDFARYSFSEVVRLTETLAVLKNGVRLINRPKQSYIIEDVGYSVSRNKGSHWHIVSLKAIRNAQIENEKIRIHDWFEEKQFTLKEKQHIYKMFKTEEGQ, from the coding sequence ATGGATACTCTTAATATTGGTGATAAATTATATAATGTTGAGCAGAATGGTTTTAACGATTTTGCCAGATATTCTTTCTCTGAAGTTGTTCGACTTACCGAAACCCTAGCGGTTTTGAAAAACGGAGTACGACTTATTAATAGACCAAAACAATCATACATTATAGAAGATGTAGGCTATTCGGTTTCACGAAACAAAGGATCGCATTGGCATATCGTTTCTTTAAAAGCGATTAGAAATGCCCAGATAGAAAATGAAAAAATAAGAATTCATGACTGGTTTGAAGAGAAACAATTTACGCTGAAAGAAAAGCAACATATCTATAAGATGTTCAAAACTGAAGAAGGTCAGTAA
- a CDS encoding AEC family transporter: protein MNFALQKTLELILIIGLGVLLQKKVAKQDLKGVKVLILSVALPATIFVALLKIELNGTLLAYPLMALTFNLLMLLASKYFLAASLPNEENSKKRTLMMLLPSTAPGLSCFPFIVAYLGDDTLALAALADIGNKIFVLILLYMLAMHWYRKNAVIEKQESSSAKLKGLFISLINEPINIVIVVGLVMLSFGLNLSSLPTFFQNTALSIKGLMTPLVLLFIGMAVRINSGEFKLILSMLLRRSGIAFLISGVFAFILPALTPAMILLLVVFPQSACSFWPFAHMSAIQSMEDKDEHPNPTFDVNFGLNILACSLPFSTLLIIGIFSFSDYFINPLTLIGLGVVILAITFAPDLLKSLSSNSSRKVIDDDAQMTIANNTFNREDKKNLNEAKAS, encoded by the coding sequence ATGAATTTTGCACTACAAAAAACCCTCGAATTAATACTTATTATAGGTCTTGGTGTACTTCTACAAAAGAAGGTAGCCAAGCAAGATTTGAAAGGAGTTAAAGTCTTAATATTAAGTGTCGCTCTACCCGCTACAATCTTTGTGGCCCTTCTCAAAATAGAGCTTAATGGTACCTTACTGGCCTACCCTTTAATGGCCCTGACCTTCAACCTATTAATGTTGCTTGCTAGTAAATATTTTTTAGCAGCATCTTTACCTAACGAAGAGAATAGTAAAAAACGGACCTTGATGATGTTATTACCATCTACTGCACCTGGTCTTTCATGTTTTCCATTTATTGTAGCTTACTTAGGTGACGACACCTTAGCACTAGCTGCACTTGCAGATATTGGAAATAAAATATTTGTGTTAATATTATTATACATGTTAGCCATGCATTGGTATAGAAAAAACGCGGTCATAGAAAAACAAGAGTCATCTTCAGCTAAATTAAAAGGACTCTTTATTTCATTAATCAACGAACCTATAAATATAGTTATAGTAGTAGGTTTAGTAATGCTAAGTTTTGGATTGAACCTTTCTTCTCTTCCTACCTTTTTTCAAAACACTGCGTTGAGTATAAAAGGCTTGATGACCCCATTAGTTCTGTTATTTATAGGCATGGCCGTTAGAATAAATTCGGGAGAATTTAAACTAATATTATCCATGTTATTACGTAGAAGTGGTATAGCATTTTTAATTAGTGGCGTTTTTGCTTTCATTCTACCAGCTTTAACACCTGCAATGATTTTACTATTGGTCGTATTTCCACAAAGTGCCTGTAGTTTTTGGCCATTTGCTCATATGAGCGCCATACAATCTATGGAAGATAAAGACGAGCACCCAAATCCAACTTTTGATGTAAACTTTGGTTTGAACATACTAGCATGTTCGCTACCCTTTTCTACATTGTTGATTATTGGTATTTTCTCGTTTAGCGATTACTTTATCAATCCACTGACTTTAATTGGTCTTGGCGTAGTCATTCTAGCTATTACTTTTGCTCCAGACCTTCTAAAATCTCTTAGTTCAAATAGTAGTCGAAAAGTAATTGATGACGATGCTCAAATGACTATTGCAAATAACACTTTCAACCGCGAAGACAAAAAAAACTTAAATGAAGCAAAAGCTAGTTAG
- a CDS encoding Lrp/AsnC family transcriptional regulator has protein sequence MRNKLDQVDFSILNILAENAQTPYTDVAKKLIVSPGTVHMRMRKMREMGLITGATLSLDYAKMGWKMTIFLGIFLSEISLFKKVMKRLNEIEEVVKIHHVTGKYDIFIKMHARDSFHYKQVYQDEILSISGIRGIESFISIEENLERHIQFVEVEED, from the coding sequence ATGAGGAATAAATTAGACCAAGTAGATTTTAGCATTTTAAACATTTTGGCTGAAAATGCACAGACACCATATACAGATGTTGCCAAGAAATTAATTGTATCTCCAGGTACGGTACATATGCGAATGCGAAAGATGCGAGAAATGGGTTTAATTACAGGAGCGACCTTAAGTTTAGATTATGCTAAAATGGGTTGGAAAATGACCATATTCTTAGGAATCTTTTTGAGTGAAATAAGTCTGTTCAAAAAAGTGATGAAGCGGTTAAATGAAATTGAAGAGGTGGTTAAAATACACCACGTTACCGGTAAGTATGACATCTTTATAAAAATGCATGCTAGAGATAGCTTTCACTACAAGCAAGTGTATCAAGATGAAATTCTGAGTATTTCAGGTATACGTGGTATAGAATCTTTTATATCAATTGAAGAGAATTTAGAACGTCATATTCAATTCGTAGAAGTAGAAGAAGATTAA
- the hutG gene encoding formimidoylglutamase — translation MSNYKLANKENWKGRSSNQQLYLHEKVEFSSIKEPFTATNTKTIALLGYSSDEGVKRNLGRVGAAMGPNAIRKQLAKMANHLIPNTQLVDFGNLECLDENLEKLQADVSSSVTTLIQNKIIPIILGGSHDLAYGHYNGLVTHLKSGEKLGIINFDAHFDLRANTNGNNSGTPFYQIAVEQEAQNEEIKYMALGIRKDANTTELFDFAESKKVNYLLQEHFSINYLEHVQLRLIQFMEDVDYIYTTIDLDGFSSAFAPGVSAASPMGFYPDVVLESLKLIVESGKLLGLDVVELNPTYDIDDQTAKLAASLVHYVIHKL, via the coding sequence ATGTCAAACTATAAGTTAGCGAATAAAGAAAATTGGAAAGGACGTTCTTCTAATCAGCAACTCTATCTGCACGAGAAAGTAGAATTTTCAAGCATTAAAGAGCCTTTTACTGCTACAAATACGAAGACCATTGCTTTATTAGGCTATAGCAGTGATGAAGGTGTAAAGAGAAATTTAGGCAGGGTTGGTGCAGCTATGGGACCTAATGCTATTCGTAAGCAATTGGCCAAAATGGCCAACCACCTTATACCTAACACCCAATTAGTAGATTTCGGAAATCTAGAATGTCTAGACGAAAATCTAGAAAAATTACAAGCAGATGTATCTTCCAGCGTAACCACTTTAATACAAAATAAAATCATCCCTATTATCTTGGGCGGAAGTCATGATCTTGCCTACGGCCATTATAACGGACTAGTTACCCATTTAAAAAGCGGAGAAAAATTAGGCATCATAAATTTCGATGCCCATTTCGATCTAAGAGCAAATACCAATGGGAATAATTCAGGCACACCTTTTTACCAAATTGCAGTAGAACAAGAAGCCCAAAATGAGGAAATAAAATATATGGCTTTAGGTATTCGCAAAGATGCGAATACCACAGAATTGTTTGACTTTGCCGAATCAAAAAAAGTAAACTACCTACTTCAAGAACATTTTAGTATAAATTATTTAGAGCATGTGCAACTACGGCTTATTCAATTCATGGAAGATGTAGATTATATATACACAACAATAGACTTAGATGGATTTTCATCCGCTTTTGCACCTGGTGTAAGTGCTGCATCGCCAATGGGATTCTATCCAGATGTTGTTTTAGAAAGTTTGAAATTGATAGTTGAGTCGGGTAAACTACTTGGTTTAGATGTAGTAGAGTTGAACCCTACTTACGATATAGATGACCAAACTGCAAAACTAGCGGCCTCGTTGGTTCATTACGTTATTCATAAGCTATAG
- a CDS encoding Gfo/Idh/MocA family protein, protein MASRRNFIKNTSIAGMGLFAVPGFAHNSFSAADKLNVGLIGVGLRGTNHLQNLLLRKDVNVTAICDVDADRITIAKKYISDAKGKTPKVFGANELDYKNLLALADVDAVIIATPWLWHTRMTVDAMEAGKYAGVEVSASNTLEECWDLVNTHERTGTHMMILENVNYRRDVLAVLNMVKQNVFGEMVHYRCGYQHDLRHVKFNDGKTAYGKGVEFGKKGISESKWRTEHSVKRNADVYPTHGLGPIAVMADVNRGNRFMSMTSHASKGIGLHNYIVKEGGEQHPNAKVKFKQGDVITSTIDTANGETIIITHDCNLPRPYSLGFRAQGANGLWEVDGSRIYVEGKSEPHQWDEAQPWLDTYDHPLWKKYGEYALNAGHGGMDFFVLNSFVESAKQNIAPPLDAYDAAAWSAVTPLSEFSIANNGEPQDFPDFTRGLWMKRTPYQWMKETY, encoded by the coding sequence ATGGCATCAAGAAGAAATTTTATTAAGAATACATCAATAGCTGGTATGGGACTATTTGCAGTACCTGGTTTTGCTCATAATAGTTTTAGTGCTGCAGATAAATTAAATGTCGGTTTAATAGGTGTAGGCTTAAGAGGAACTAATCATTTACAGAATCTGTTGCTTAGAAAAGATGTAAATGTTACCGCTATTTGTGATGTTGATGCCGATAGAATAACTATTGCTAAAAAGTACATTTCTGATGCTAAGGGTAAAACCCCAAAAGTTTTTGGAGCGAATGAGTTAGATTATAAGAATCTTTTAGCATTAGCAGATGTTGATGCCGTTATTATTGCCACTCCTTGGTTATGGCATACACGTATGACGGTAGACGCTATGGAAGCCGGTAAATATGCAGGGGTAGAAGTATCTGCTTCTAATACTTTAGAAGAATGTTGGGATTTGGTGAATACCCATGAGCGTACAGGGACACATATGATGATTTTAGAAAACGTGAATTATCGTAGAGATGTTTTGGCGGTTTTGAATATGGTAAAGCAAAATGTATTTGGCGAAATGGTGCATTATAGATGTGGCTATCAGCATGATTTACGACATGTAAAATTCAATGATGGTAAAACGGCTTATGGAAAAGGGGTGGAATTTGGTAAGAAAGGAATATCGGAGTCTAAATGGCGTACCGAGCATTCGGTTAAACGTAATGCAGATGTATACCCAACCCATGGATTGGGACCTATTGCAGTGATGGCAGATGTTAACCGTGGTAATCGTTTTATGTCAATGACATCACATGCATCAAAAGGTATTGGCTTACATAATTATATTGTGAAGGAAGGCGGGGAACAGCACCCTAATGCAAAAGTGAAATTTAAGCAGGGCGATGTTATTACCTCTACTATTGATACTGCTAACGGAGAAACTATTATTATTACCCATGATTGTAATTTGCCAAGACCTTATTCCTTAGGATTTCGTGCGCAAGGTGCTAACGGACTCTGGGAGGTAGACGGTAGTCGAATTTATGTGGAAGGAAAATCTGAGCCACATCAATGGGATGAAGCTCAGCCTTGGTTAGATACCTATGATCACCCACTATGGAAAAAATATGGTGAATATGCCTTAAATGCCGGTCATGGCGGAATGGACTTTTTTGTGCTGAATTCTTTCGTAGAATCTGCAAAGCAAAACATTGCTCCGCCATTAGATGCTTATGATGCTGCGGCTTGGAGTGCGGTTACACCTCTTTCAGAGTTTTCAATTGCCAATAACGGTGAGCCCCAAGATTTCCCTGATTTTACTCGAGGCCTTTGGATGAAAAGAACACCTTATCAATGGATGAAAGAAACCTATTAA
- a CDS encoding COG2426 family protein has translation MLKDILIAALWSISPLGEAKVGIPYGLLQGGNIYVIFIVCFLANVMVFPIMMFFLNTVNRYLLRWHFYKKNALFVARRAKTGSGNQIKKYGFYGLIFFVMLPVPGTGVYAGSIASYLFKIERKKAFLANTIGIFLSSLIVWATTLLTMKGMA, from the coding sequence TTGTTGAAAGATATACTTATAGCAGCACTTTGGAGTATCTCCCCATTAGGAGAGGCAAAAGTTGGTATACCCTACGGTCTTCTACAGGGTGGTAATATTTATGTGATTTTTATAGTTTGTTTTTTAGCAAATGTTATGGTATTTCCTATTATGATGTTTTTCTTAAATACCGTAAATAGGTACTTATTGAGGTGGCATTTTTATAAAAAGAATGCATTGTTCGTTGCAAGAAGAGCAAAAACAGGTTCTGGAAATCAGATTAAAAAATACGGATTTTATGGACTTATATTTTTCGTAATGTTACCCGTTCCAGGCACTGGTGTTTATGCAGGTAGTATTGCCAGTTATCTTTTTAAAATTGAAAGAAAAAAAGCCTTTTTGGCAAATACCATTGGTATATTTTTATCTTCTTTAATTGTTTGGGCAACTACTTTATTGACCATGAAGGGTATGGCGTAA
- a CDS encoding pyridoxal phosphate-dependent aminotransferase, which produces MKTNVNRRDWLKKGVLTAAGVMAAPYLTYGAFPSQPIALDAKGNIPYTPFFKEYLPYAPTEPLALAAKLNANENPYGPSPMAVSAMQEYAPKGNRYAWKELYQLMDKLAAEEGVKQENIMMGPGSSDLLEKTAMVFFQNGGNIVSADPAYMSLIKVAEATGATWKPIPLKKDWSHDLAAMEAAVDNDTKLVYICNPNNPTGSMTDHAELIDFCSRVSEKTPIFIDEAYLGFLDDAAEKSMVSLINEGKNVIIARTFSKIQGMAGLRVGYVVAQPETLDIIQKITRGGMGISLPSVYAAMASMEDVAFKNKSRKLNKECREYVYENLDKLGFEYVPSSTSFIIFPIEMDGKPFLEKMTAEGVGVRAFEIYGKNWCRVSMGTMDEMKLFTAALEKVLV; this is translated from the coding sequence ATGAAAACAAATGTAAACAGAAGAGATTGGCTTAAAAAAGGCGTTCTCACAGCAGCAGGTGTAATGGCAGCACCTTATTTGACCTATGGGGCTTTCCCATCACAACCTATTGCATTAGATGCAAAAGGAAACATACCGTACACTCCGTTTTTCAAAGAGTATTTACCATATGCACCAACAGAACCTTTAGCGCTTGCAGCAAAATTGAATGCAAACGAAAATCCTTATGGTCCATCACCAATGGCTGTTTCTGCAATGCAGGAATATGCACCAAAAGGAAACCGATATGCTTGGAAAGAGCTATATCAGTTAATGGATAAACTTGCTGCAGAAGAAGGTGTCAAGCAAGAGAATATTATGATGGGTCCGGGATCATCTGATTTATTGGAAAAAACGGCGATGGTATTCTTCCAAAACGGAGGAAATATTGTTTCTGCAGATCCTGCTTACATGTCACTTATTAAAGTAGCGGAAGCTACAGGTGCAACATGGAAACCAATTCCGCTTAAAAAAGATTGGTCTCACGATTTAGCGGCAATGGAAGCTGCCGTAGATAATGATACAAAATTGGTATACATCTGTAACCCAAATAACCCAACGGGTAGTATGACAGACCATGCAGAACTGATAGATTTCTGTTCTCGCGTATCTGAAAAAACTCCGATTTTTATTGACGAAGCTTACTTAGGTTTCTTAGATGATGCTGCAGAAAAAAGTATGGTATCCTTAATTAATGAAGGTAAAAATGTAATCATAGCTCGTACTTTTTCCAAAATTCAAGGTATGGCAGGTTTACGTGTAGGTTATGTAGTTGCACAACCAGAAACATTGGATATTATTCAGAAAATAACACGTGGCGGTATGGGTATTTCATTACCGTCTGTTTATGCTGCTATGGCAAGTATGGAAGATGTTGCTTTTAAAAATAAATCTAGAAAACTGAATAAAGAATGTAGAGAATATGTGTATGAAAATCTTGATAAATTAGGCTTCGAGTATGTGCCTTCATCTACAAGTTTTATCATATTCCCAATAGAAATGGACGGTAAACCTTTCTTAGAAAAAATGACCGCCGAAGGTGTTGGTGTAAGAGCTTTTGAAATCTACGGAAAAAACTGGTGCCGTGTGAGCATGGGTACTATGGATGAAATGAAGTTGTTTACAGCTGCCCTTGAAAAAGTGCTAGTTTAA
- a CDS encoding TonB-dependent receptor — MKKILTLSFLLLCSLFVAQAQEITINGKVSDAQGPLPGVNVLVKGTTKGVITDFDGLYSITADSDAILVYSFIGYAKLEIPVNSKTTVNATLVESAQQLTETIVVGSRGQARTKLQTASPVDVISVSKQAINMPQLDVGQLLVASAPSFTAVRSQGGDLSASVTPPSLRGLGPNQLLVLVNGKRRHSGAQLISSATGGSANSVDMDFISLDAIDRVEVLRDGASAQYGSDAIAGVINIVTRKGTDKFTANYTAGFYTNSNPDISDSNISESDQDLLNDTDGVDGITHQLGINYGTSFENGGYLNVAGTYRQNEAAIRPNISGATPYGDSYLNNERTDAQGNPIITNPELLAAQTAGDAALAAELQTDAGLLAARGLTARDISTFAGLSPSILGVVSYDLEIPLSETSESSFYSFGDFGYKSGQLFGCFFRRSAQTDRFNYDLYPNGFRPQMTNDQTNLAFTGGIKGKVGEWDFDFSNTFGTNTQRLGQFNTFNASLQSASPTEIDLGTHKFTQNTTNFDLSRYYPDFLSGLNIAIGGEFRIENYIIERGQEESYAAGDAGVITATEDNQQLIGPDGFPLEGLDGSPIVDANGDALVLPYAGVSSYPVLQYSPNCQCFRGFAPENEANEFRSVTGLYLDLELDVTDKWFVSGALRTEQYSDFGGVFTGKFATRYSITDNLSVRGSISNGFRAPSLQELNYSHTFTFFVDLEPFDGTLYPNSSQVAKTIGIQQLQEERSTNIGLGITAKLFNKLDLSIDAFQIDIKDRLFSTGNFSADDAPALEPLIGAGLASFRINGGDISTKGIEIVANYSERVGEGMLNLNVSGLLSDRTFEGANVPDLNTVLTDQELEDLYIDRAVIGAYEQGVPNTQFIASATYSIGKWSGMLRGNYFGEIARIDDGIGTLTDANFPNVGEQGYSDQTFSAQVTSDLGITYKASENLAFTLTGQNIFNNYPDLYRSEERGFYLYGNAQQGSLGAFYSVRATLSF; from the coding sequence ATGAAGAAAATTCTAACATTATCCTTCTTGTTACTATGTTCACTATTCGTAGCACAAGCACAGGAAATTACAATTAACGGTAAAGTATCAGATGCTCAAGGCCCATTGCCCGGTGTTAACGTTTTGGTCAAAGGAACCACAAAAGGTGTCATTACAGATTTTGACGGTCTTTATTCCATTACTGCAGATAGTGACGCCATTTTAGTGTACTCCTTTATAGGATATGCCAAATTAGAAATTCCAGTTAATAGTAAAACAACAGTAAACGCTACACTGGTAGAATCTGCTCAACAATTGACAGAGACCATAGTAGTAGGTTCAAGAGGACAAGCAAGAACAAAATTACAGACGGCAAGTCCTGTAGATGTTATAAGCGTAAGTAAACAGGCCATTAACATGCCACAATTGGATGTTGGTCAATTACTTGTTGCTTCCGCACCATCATTTACGGCTGTTAGATCGCAAGGGGGTGACCTTAGTGCTTCGGTTACACCGCCTTCTTTAAGAGGTTTGGGTCCCAATCAATTATTGGTTCTAGTGAATGGCAAAAGACGCCATAGTGGAGCACAATTAATTAGTTCCGCAACAGGTGGGTCTGCAAATTCAGTTGATATGGATTTCATTTCCTTGGATGCTATAGACCGCGTGGAAGTTTTAAGGGACGGTGCCTCAGCACAATATGGTTCTGACGCTATTGCAGGGGTAATCAATATAGTTACTAGAAAAGGTACAGACAAATTTACAGCAAACTACACTGCCGGTTTTTATACCAATTCCAATCCAGATATCAGTGATTCCAATATCAGTGAATCTGACCAAGATTTGCTTAACGATACGGACGGAGTAGACGGTATAACACATCAACTTGGAATCAATTATGGAACCTCTTTCGAAAACGGAGGATATCTTAACGTTGCTGGAACCTATCGTCAAAATGAAGCAGCTATACGCCCAAACATTAGCGGCGCTACACCTTATGGTGACTCTTATTTAAATAACGAACGAACAGATGCACAGGGTAACCCTATAATAACCAATCCTGAATTATTGGCCGCACAAACAGCCGGAGATGCTGCACTTGCCGCAGAATTACAGACAGATGCGGGTCTACTTGCCGCTCGTGGCCTTACCGCGAGAGACATATCCACCTTTGCAGGTTTATCACCAAGTATATTGGGTGTAGTTTCTTATGATCTAGAAATACCGCTTTCTGAAACATCTGAAAGCAGCTTTTATTCCTTTGGTGATTTTGGGTATAAATCCGGTCAACTATTTGGATGTTTTTTTAGAAGATCAGCACAAACCGATCGTTTCAATTATGACCTATATCCTAACGGTTTTAGACCACAAATGACCAATGATCAAACCAATTTGGCTTTTACAGGTGGTATTAAAGGAAAAGTTGGTGAATGGGATTTTGATTTTAGCAACACCTTTGGCACTAATACCCAAAGACTTGGACAATTTAATACGTTTAACGCCAGTTTACAATCCGCTTCACCAACAGAAATAGATTTAGGTACGCACAAATTTACACAGAACACAACCAATTTTGACCTTTCTAGATACTATCCAGATTTCTTATCTGGCCTTAACATAGCTATTGGAGGAGAATTTAGAATTGAGAACTATATTATAGAAAGAGGACAAGAAGAAAGTTACGCCGCAGGTGATGCAGGTGTTATTACCGCAACAGAAGACAATCAACAACTTATTGGACCAGATGGTTTTCCTTTAGAAGGTTTGGACGGGAGTCCAATTGTTGATGCTAATGGAGATGCTCTTGTACTACCTTATGCCGGTGTAAGCTCCTACCCTGTACTACAATACAGTCCAAATTGTCAATGTTTTAGAGGTTTTGCCCCTGAGAACGAGGCAAATGAGTTTCGCTCTGTTACTGGACTTTATCTAGACCTTGAATTAGATGTTACAGACAAATGGTTTGTAAGTGGTGCGTTACGTACAGAACAATACTCGGATTTTGGCGGAGTTTTTACCGGAAAATTTGCTACTCGTTATTCTATTACAGATAATTTATCAGTTAGAGGATCGATCAGTAATGGCTTTAGAGCACCATCATTACAAGAATTGAATTACTCACATACGTTTACCTTTTTCGTTGATCTAGAACCGTTTGACGGAACACTGTATCCAAATAGCAGTCAAGTCGCAAAAACTATTGGTATTCAACAGTTACAGGAAGAAAGATCTACCAACATTGGTTTAGGAATTACCGCAAAACTTTTTAATAAATTAGACCTTAGTATTGATGCATTTCAAATCGATATTAAAGACCGCTTGTTCAGTACTGGTAACTTTAGCGCAGATGACGCCCCAGCTTTAGAACCACTTATAGGTGCTGGTTTGGCAAGTTTTAGAATTAACGGTGGTGATATCAGCACAAAAGGTATAGAAATAGTAGCTAACTATAGTGAAAGAGTTGGTGAAGGAATGTTGAATCTAAACGTATCCGGATTACTATCAGACAGAACTTTTGAAGGTGCAAACGTTCCTGACTTGAATACGGTTTTGACCGATCAAGAACTTGAAGACCTTTATATTGACCGCGCCGTAATAGGTGCCTATGAGCAAGGTGTTCCAAATACACAATTCATTGCTTCCGCAACATATAGCATAGGAAAATGGTCTGGAATGCTAAGAGGTAACTATTTTGGGGAAATCGCCAGAATAGATGATGGTATTGGCACCTTGACCGATGCTAACTTTCCAAATGTTGGAGAACAAGGTTATTCTGATCAAACATTTTCGGCTCAGGTTACCTCTGATTTAGGGATTACATATAAGGCTTCTGAGAACTTGGCCTTTACCCTAACCGGACAAAATATTTTCAATAATTATCCCGATTTATATCGATCAGAAGAAAGAGGTTTTTACCTATATGGTAATGCACAACAAGGATCTCTAGGGGCTTTTTATTCAGTAAGGGCTACACTAAGCTTCTAA
- a CDS encoding Gfo/Idh/MocA family protein: MTKNNSRRSFIKRASITSAALSTTPFLLAASKNDPQLLHRNYSFKDFGINDQINIALIGTGIQGIYDTQAALQVDGIKIVAACDLYTGRLDRAKELWGQDIFVTRDYREILNRKDIDAVLIATPDHWHQTITVAALKAGKHVYCEKPMVQNFNEGQEIIKAQKDSGKICQIGSQGMSSLGNEKAKELYEDGAIGDIVMLDMYNDRYSAEGAWQYPIPTDASLKTVDFDTFLGSAPKVPFDNNRFFRWRNYQDYGTGVAGDLFVHAFSTLNYVISSDGPNRALATGGLRYWKDGRDVPDVSITLYDYPKTETHAPFNAAFRINFIAGSGGGGGFKLIGTEGEMEIGQNSVTVNRSKLGMEPSGYSMISFTEDMQAKIRDEYAAKKLDTRASSLATGTTTWQAPRDYKGAHYDHFFNFFTSIRTNGKVIQDPKFGLRAAGAALLANESYLRKQPVSWNPTEMKLL, encoded by the coding sequence ATGACAAAAAATAATTCTAGAAGGTCGTTTATAAAACGAGCTTCAATAACCTCTGCTGCTTTAAGTACAACTCCATTTCTTCTTGCAGCATCAAAAAATGATCCTCAGCTCTTACATAGAAATTATTCTTTTAAAGACTTTGGTATAAATGACCAAATTAACATTGCTCTTATAGGCACAGGTATTCAAGGTATTTATGACACACAGGCAGCTTTACAGGTTGATGGCATAAAAATAGTAGCGGCATGTGATTTATATACAGGCAGACTTGATCGAGCTAAAGAACTTTGGGGGCAAGATATTTTTGTAACAAGAGATTACCGTGAAATTTTAAATAGAAAAGATATAGATGCCGTATTAATTGCTACACCCGATCATTGGCACCAAACAATAACCGTAGCCGCATTAAAAGCAGGCAAGCATGTGTATTGCGAAAAGCCAATGGTTCAAAATTTCAATGAAGGTCAAGAGATTATTAAAGCCCAAAAAGATTCTGGCAAAATTTGTCAAATAGGAAGTCAAGGAATGTCTTCTTTAGGTAATGAAAAGGCAAAAGAATTATATGAAGATGGCGCCATTGGTGATATTGTAATGTTAGATATGTATAATGATCGATATTCTGCGGAAGGAGCCTGGCAATATCCAATTCCTACAGATGCCAGTTTGAAAACCGTTGATTTTGACACCTTTTTGGGTAGCGCACCAAAAGTACCTTTTGATAACAATCGATTTTTTAGATGGAGAAACTATCAAGATTACGGAACCGGTGTTGCCGGTGATTTATTTGTACATGCATTCTCTACATTAAACTATGTCATAAGTTCAGACGGACCAAACAGGGCTTTGGCAACAGGCGGACTCCGCTATTGGAAAGATGGTAGAGATGTACCTGATGTTTCCATTACACTTTATGATTACCCAAAAACGGAAACCCATGCTCCTTTTAATGCTGCATTTCGCATTAATTTCATCGCAGGCAGTGGCGGTGGTGGCGGATTCAAATTAATTGGTACCGAAGGCGAAATGGAAATAGGTCAGAATTCAGTTACCGTAAATCGCTCTAAATTGGGTATGGAGCCTAGCGGATATTCAATGATATCATTTACAGAAGATATGCAAGCTAAAATAAGAGATGAATATGCTGCTAAAAAATTAGATACTAGAGCAAGTAGCTTAGCTACAGGTACAACTACTTGGCAAGCACCCAGAGATTATAAAGGAGCTCATTATGATCATTTTTTTAATTTCTTTACAAGTATTAGAACTAACGGAAAGGTAATTCAAGATCCTAAATTTGGGTTAAGAGCAGCAGGTGCTGCACTTTTGGCAAATGAGAGTTATTTAAGAAAACAACCCGTAAGCTGGAATCCGACCGAAATGAAATTACTATAA